The following DNA comes from Diceros bicornis minor isolate mBicDic1 chromosome 12, mDicBic1.mat.cur, whole genome shotgun sequence.
TGAGTACTCTATCATACTGTGTGAAATCATTTCCAGGGAACCTCTCAAAAGCTGCTGAATAGAGACTTGTACAGAAAGGCATTTTTCTTATCAGGTCAGATATTTTATTGTTGGTTTCAATTTCTCAAGAAGTCAGACTCTTTTCAGacaccattttatttttctttaaaattaaaccaGTTATTCCAAGGTCAACTATGAGGCACAGTCCACAGGCCTCCCTCATTCAAAACCAATTTAATTGCCAAAGGTGAGTacgccatttcttctttgtgatCCTCAGAATCCTCATTTCCGTTAAcaaaaactactttaaaaaatttttccactttttaaaaaaaggtaagcAGGAAAGAAGGCATTTGTGCCTTTTATCCGAGGATTTTTTTGCATAAATTTGTAGGATAAATCTGGAGTGGGACttcatgggttcaaattctggctttaCTACTTGAGAGAGGGAAGATGGGGAGGGGAGAAAACCAGCCCACTTTGTCCACGCAAGCATTTCaatcattttcttgagagaagaaTCATTTAAGATTCTATTGTAGGATCCTAATTGTATTATTATAGTGTGTATGATCCTGGGTAAGTCACATAATCTCTCTGAaccctagtttcctcatctgtaaacagggAAACAATAGAGATTCACAGGGCAGGTAAAACGCAAAGCACAGGGTTGTCACGTGGTAAACATGCTACGTTTATATTTACACCTGATGACCCCGGAGGCCCAGAGATACAATTCCTACCTGGTTAACTCCCAaacatcccacccctccccccgGGCTCGCCCTTTCTCCAGCCTTGCGCAGAAGACTTTTTCTCTCCAGGGTCTTGAAAATACATCGTGCCAGCCAACAGGGAAGACCAAAGCCGGCCAGGGAGGCTACCGCTGGCCCGGGCGCCTCCCGCTTCCCCTTGGAAGACAGCGTCTCCATCTCGAGCGCCTTCGGGCGGCGGCCCCGGCGTCGGCCTCGCCGGCCTGGCGGGCGCGGCCGTGCGTGCGCCGCGGAGGGTGGTGGCGGCCCGcaccccgcccccgccgccgcctcgGCGTGTCAGGTGCCGTGAGAAGCGCCGAGGGATATGACTGGAGCCGACTTTCCAGAAGCGGCGCACGCAAGGCACAGCTCCGCACGCAAGGGGGAGGCGACAAGAGGAAACTTTTCAACCCGATAAAGTTCGCAGGCGCGCGGAGATTTGCCTCCTCCTACCCCCTCCCCCAGGATGCTTCAGAGCGCCCTCCCTGGCCCCCCCCCGCGCCACTGTTCGCCCCAGCTCGGCTCCGGGCCCCGTGCCAAGGGCCTCGGAGGCGGCCAGCGCGGCCCGGCGCCCTCCAGTGGGCGGCGCCACCTGGAGGAGTTTCTACGCGGGAAACCTCAGGGCCAGCTGCGCCCCGCCAGTGCTGGCCTTTGTGTGCCAAGGACGGTCGGGGCCCCGGGGCCGGGGAGCGGCGGCTCTCAGGGATTCTTGATCTCGCCGCTCGAGGGGGAAGGAGAACTTGGCGCGCCAAAGGGTCTCAATCTGAGGGGTCGATTTGTTTGCGAGAACGTTAAGATAAAGTTAAATAGGGAGGCTGTAAGACAAACCGCCACCGCAAATCGAACTTTCCCCGTTTCCAAACTGACAGGTTTCCTTTCCCGGCTCGGGCGCCCAAGCATCCCGAGAAGTTTTCTCTCAGGGAACGAAGCTCAAGTCACCCAGAGGAAAGGGAGGTTCGGGGCACGGGGCGCGCTCCCACGGACAGCGCAGCGGGATGCGCAGGTTCTGTCCGGAGCGCGCTTCCAGGGAAACCGCGCGGCCTCGATCGGGGGTGACTGGGATAAAGAGCGGTTTTCCGGCAAACGAAAAGTTGACGCCGCCGCGTCTAGTAACGCCGCCAGCTACTTCGCCGAGCCGTCGGGGTGCGCCAGGGCCGCCTTGCGTGACCATCCGCTCGCCGCCACCCCAGTGGGCGTCCGAACTGCGTGGACTGTCCCGGcgcgccccgccccctgccccagccccgccTCCGCCAGGTCCGGCTGTCTCCTCCCTCCACACAGACCTTAAAAACGGGATGGCGCGTTTTGACTCTCTGGGGTGACTGTGCAAACCGGCCACGCCTCTGCGACACCAGCTGTCAGAGCCGCGCGTGGGGCGCGAGGGCTGGGAATCGACTCCACTCATCGACCCCCAATCTCAATCCCCACGCTGTGAGAAAACTCCGACTTTGCCGAGGCCCCAGGTGCAGCGGGGCTCGGCCAAGGAGGCACCTTTCTCTGTCCCCATTCCAATCCAAGCGCCCCTAGCTCTGACGACGCCTAGAGACTCCAGAGTGAGTGCTAAAGCTCCCAGAGCTTGCAGCAGGTGTCCGGGGCGGGCCTCCGACTTCCCGGAGACAGTCAGGTTGAGGTCttgccctccccaaagccccagccccTTCTTGGAGCTGGCCGTCCCGCGCCGCTGGAAACCGTGCCTCCTCGCAGGTCAGTCTGTCCGCGAAGCCACCTCTTGTGATGGGTTCTCGCAGATCGGGGGTAGGGTGGGGCGCAGGGGCAGGCACTTAGAGGAAACTGAGCTCCACCGCCTCGACTCCCGCCGTGTTGTCCCCGAATTGCAGGAACCGTTACGCGACTGGTGGGGACGGAGAGGCTAGGTCACAAAGAAGCGGAAACACgtcccttcttttctcctttgggGAGCGGGTTTGGGATGGGAAGGGATGTGTTCAGCTGCTTCTCCAGTGAGCCAGCCCTGACTTGACTACGCACTACCTTCTCCTTACCCAGCAGCGCATGGTAGCCGGAGGCCGGGGGTAGGGGCGTGGGGCCTGCTCCTTTCTCTGCACACCTGAGTGTCACGCCTTCGCCCTTATTTCTCCAGCATGGCCACTAGCCTCAGCCTGGACGATCCTCTACTGCCAGTCTCGCTGTCCATCCAGCAGACCACGCTCCTACTGCTCCTCTCGGTGCTAGCCGCCGTGCACGTGGGCCAGCGGCTGCTTAGGCAGCGGCGGCGACAGCCAGGGTCCGCGCCCCCCGGTCCCTTTGCGTGGCCGCTGATCGGAAACGCGGCGGCTGTGGGCCCGGCGCCGCACCTCTCATTCGCGCGCCTGGCGCGGCGCTACGGCGACGTCTTCCAGATCCGTCTGGGCAGCTGCCCGGTAGTGGTGCTGAACGGCGAGCGCGCCATCCGCCAGGCCCTGGTGCAGCAGGGCGCTGCCTTCGCCGACCGGCCACCCTTCGCCTCTTTCCGCGTGGTGTGTGGCGGCCGCAGCCTGGCTTTCGGCCGGTACTCGGAGCGCTGGAAGACGCAGCGGCGCACAGCGCAAAGCACGATGCGAGCCTTCGCCACGCGCCAGCCGCGCAGCCGCCTCGTCCTCGAGGGCCACGTGCTAGGCGAGGCGCGCGAGTTGGTCGCGCTGCTGGTGCGCGGCAGCGCGGGCGGCGCCTTCCTCGACCCGCGGCCCCTGACCGTGGTGGCCGTGGCCAACGTCATGAGCGCCGCGTGCTTCGGCTGCCGCTACAGCCACGACGACGCCGAGTTCCGAAAACTGCTCTGCCACAACGAGGAGTTCGGGCGCACGGTGGGCGCAGGCAGCCTGGTGGACGTGCTGCCCTGGCTGCAGCGCTTCCCCAACCCGGTGCGCACCGCCTTCCGTGAATTCGAGCAGTTCAACCGCAACTTCAGCAACTTCGTCCTCGCCAAGTTCCTGCGGCACCGTGAAAACCTTCGGCCCGGGGCCGCCCCCCGAGACTTGATGGACGCCTTCCTCCTCTCGGCGGGAAAGGAGGCGGCTGAGGGCTCGGGCGACGGCGGCGCGCGGCTAGACGTGGAGTACGTGCCGGCCACTATCACCGACATCTTTGGCGCCAGCCAGGACACTCTCTCCACCGCGCTGCAGTGGCTGCTCATCCTTTTCACCAGGTAAAGCCTCTAGGAGGCGTGGGTCGGGTCTTCCTTTCCTCCTGTGTTAAAGGCGGATGGGACCAGAATATGCTTAGGTCGCGACCAGCGCGCAGGGTTTAGGGTTTCGCGCCGGGTCCCGCCTCTCAAATCTGAGATCACGTCCCGAAAGCGCAGCTCAGGAAGGCACAATGCTGGCGGAGACACGCGCACACCCACCCAACGGGGCCCAGATCGCTCAGCATCTCTGGTCTTGTCGCTGGCTCTCCGAGTGGGGACAAATTTGTGAGAAAGCCCTTGGAAAAACAAGGTTTTTTAAGTGTCCGCACGTCAGCCCTGATCTCTTCCTCCCTGGCACAAGAGAAGCAAAATGGGAACGGTTCCGAAAGAAAGGGTAAGGCAGTAAATATGTTCAAGAAATACAGCAGCCTTATCGGCTTGGTCAGTCATCGGCGCGGATCAGAGATCGCCCAGCCCCGGCGCTCAAAGCCAGTCGTGGGTCCGGGCTTTGTTCCCTGGCAAAGGAAGCGCGCGGAGGCGCCCCGGGGGCCAGAGGGTCTGGCCCAGCGGGCAGTTAACCCTCACGGAAGCCTTGGGAAGGCGATCAGAACCCAGCGGGTTGTGCTGGATTTATGAAACCGCCGCACTAGG
Coding sequences within:
- the LOC131412044 gene encoding cytochrome P450 1B1, with the protein product MATSLSLDDPLLPVSLSIQQTTLLLLLSVLAAVHVGQRLLRQRRRQPGSAPPGPFAWPLIGNAAAVGPAPHLSFARLARRYGDVFQIRLGSCPVVVLNGERAIRQALVQQGAAFADRPPFASFRVVCGGRSLAFGRYSERWKTQRRTAQSTMRAFATRQPRSRLVLEGHVLGEARELVALLVRGSAGGAFLDPRPLTVVAVANVMSAACFGCRYSHDDAEFRKLLCHNEEFGRTVGAGSLVDVLPWLQRFPNPVRTAFREFEQFNRNFSNFVLAKFLRHRENLRPGAAPRDLMDAFLLSAGKEAAEGSGDGGARLDVEYVPATITDIFGASQDTLSTALQWLLILFTRYPEVQARVQAELDQVVGRDRLPCLDDQPNLPYVMAFLYEAMRFSSFVPITIPHATTANASVLGYHIPKDTVVFVNQWSVNHDPVKWPNPEDFDPARFLDKDGFINKDLASRVMIFSVGRRRCIGEELSKMQLFLFISILAHECNIKANPDESPKIDFSYGLTIKPKSFKINVTLRESMELLDSAVQKLQAEEDCQGEARNKLKF